Proteins from one Candidatus Methylomirabilota bacterium genomic window:
- a CDS encoding amidohydrolase, whose protein sequence is MRLLPDMVVSEGRWYGDHVITVSDGRIAGVAPLTPGDGKATHITRLPGKALLPGTVNAHCHSFQSLLRGLGDDLDFMAWRDRVLYPYSTRLDREGIYLGAAFAFAEMLLHGATTCVDFFYLQDEGNDNAEAVIQAARDVGIRLVLARAMYDWEGAPARYREKPAEAARRTADLIAKYATDPLVRVQPAPHSPHGASPAMIRAGFEVAQSADTPFHIHVAEGQYEGERTLKEHGATPIRYLDKLGVLGERMIGVHCVWLDDEEISLMGERRAGLAYCPGSNMILGDGITRITEMQDAGILIGLGTDGGCTNNRLSVFEEMRMAALLQKVRHLDGTRVPAERAFQMGTLDGGRLLDLQVGDVKQGMLADFVAVDLGHPSLHPPTNLLKNVVYAMSPQAITDVWVHGRQVVKDQRLTMLDQDALMERVRTLTRGWTTE, encoded by the coding sequence ATGCGCCTGCTGCCGGACATGGTCGTCTCGGAAGGCCGCTGGTACGGCGACCATGTCATCACGGTCAGTGACGGCCGGATCGCCGGCGTGGCTCCGCTTACCCCGGGCGATGGGAAAGCCACACACATCACGCGCCTTCCCGGTAAGGCGCTCCTCCCCGGCACCGTCAACGCGCACTGCCACTCCTTCCAGTCGCTCCTGCGCGGGCTCGGCGATGACCTCGACTTCATGGCGTGGCGCGACCGCGTGCTCTACCCGTACTCGACGCGGCTCGACCGCGAGGGCATCTACCTGGGCGCCGCCTTCGCCTTCGCTGAGATGCTGCTCCACGGCGCGACGACCTGCGTGGACTTCTTCTACCTCCAGGACGAAGGGAACGACAACGCCGAGGCCGTGATCCAGGCGGCGCGGGACGTCGGCATCCGGCTGGTGCTGGCGCGCGCGATGTACGACTGGGAGGGAGCGCCGGCGCGCTACCGGGAGAAGCCGGCCGAGGCGGCCAGGCGCACCGCGGATCTGATCGCCAAGTACGCGACGGATCCGTTGGTCCGCGTGCAGCCGGCGCCCCACAGCCCCCACGGCGCATCGCCCGCCATGATCCGGGCCGGCTTCGAGGTCGCGCAGTCGGCCGACACGCCCTTCCACATCCACGTGGCGGAAGGACAGTACGAGGGGGAGCGGACGCTCAAGGAGCACGGCGCGACGCCCATTCGCTACCTCGACAAGCTCGGCGTCCTCGGTGAGCGCATGATCGGCGTCCACTGCGTCTGGCTGGACGACGAAGAGATCAGCCTCATGGGCGAGCGCCGCGCGGGGCTCGCCTACTGCCCGGGTTCCAACATGATCCTGGGAGACGGCATCACGCGGATCACGGAGATGCAGGACGCGGGAATCCTCATCGGCCTCGGCACGGACGGCGGCTGCACCAATAACCGCCTCAGCGTCTTCGAGGAGATGCGCATGGCCGCGCTGCTCCAGAAAGTGCGGCATCTCGACGGCACCCGGGTCCCCGCGGAGCGGGCGTTCCAGATGGGGACGCTCGACGGCGGCAGGCTCCTCGACCTACAGGTTGGCGACGTCAAACAAGGCATGCTGGCCGATTTCGTCGCCGTGGACCTCGGTCACCCGTCGCTCCACCCGCCCACGAACTTGCTCAAGAACGTCGTCTACGCCATGTCGCCGCAAGCCATCACCGACGTGTGGGTCCATGGGCGTCAGGTCGTGAAAGACCAGAGGCTCACCATGCTCGATCAGGACGCGCTCATGGAGCGGGTGAGAACGCTCACCCGGGGCTGGACCACGGAATGA
- a CDS encoding alpha/beta hydrolase-fold protein: protein MSDLLETVEIETGREPRAAVIWLHGLGADGHDFEAIVPELGMPAAAPGVRFVFPHAPLQPVTINGGAVMRAWYDVTGDGRQDAAGIRSSQARVEALIARERARGVTARSIVLAGFSQGGAIALQSGLRHPERLAGILALSTYLPLPDTVANEAHAANRDVPIFMSHGIQDPVIPLSWATRSRDHLVALGYAVEWREHPMPHAVCAEEIEDVGAWLRVVLAPA from the coding sequence ATGAGCGACCTGCTCGAGACGGTCGAGATCGAGACGGGCCGCGAGCCGCGCGCCGCCGTCATCTGGCTCCACGGCCTCGGCGCCGACGGCCACGACTTCGAGGCCATCGTCCCCGAGCTGGGGATGCCGGCAGCGGCGCCTGGAGTCCGATTCGTCTTCCCTCACGCCCCGCTCCAGCCCGTCACCATCAACGGCGGGGCCGTCATGCGGGCCTGGTACGACGTCACCGGTGACGGCCGCCAGGACGCGGCGGGCATTCGCTCGTCGCAGGCCCGCGTCGAAGCGCTCATCGCCCGCGAACGCGCGCGCGGCGTTACCGCGCGCTCCATCGTGCTCGCCGGCTTCTCCCAGGGCGGCGCGATCGCGCTCCAAAGCGGGCTTCGCCACCCGGAGCGCCTGGCGGGGATCCTGGCGCTCTCCACCTACCTCCCGCTCCCCGACACAGTGGCGAATGAGGCCCACGCGGCGAACCGCGACGTGCCGATCTTCATGAGCCACGGCATCCAGGATCCGGTGATCCCGCTCTCCTGGGCCACGCGGTCGCGCGACCACCTCGTAGCGCTCGGCTATGCAGTCGAGTGGCGCGAGCACCCGATGCCGCACGCGGTCTGCGCCGAAGAAATCGAGGACGTCGGCGCCTGGCTCCGAGTCGTCCTCGCCCCAGCCTAG
- a CDS encoding malonic semialdehyde reductase — protein sequence MTDTKAIFEDARTHTAWQERPVPDELLWRVYDVAKMGPTSANCCPMRVVFVKSAEAKARLKPCLNEGNVDKTMKAPATAIVSYDTQFHDLLPKLFPQRDMRSGFAANAELARTTAFRNGSVQGAYLIIAARALGLDCGPMSGFDNAKLDAEFFPDGRWKSNFLCNLGYGDPARLHPRNPRPSFEEACRIL from the coding sequence ATGACCGATACGAAGGCGATCTTCGAGGACGCGCGGACCCACACAGCCTGGCAGGAGCGCCCGGTGCCGGACGAGCTGCTGTGGCGGGTCTACGACGTGGCGAAGATGGGGCCGACCAGCGCCAACTGCTGCCCGATGCGCGTGGTCTTCGTGAAGTCGGCGGAGGCCAAGGCGCGGCTCAAGCCCTGCCTCAACGAGGGCAATGTCGACAAGACGATGAAGGCGCCCGCGACGGCCATCGTATCCTACGACACCCAGTTCCACGACCTGCTGCCGAAGCTCTTTCCTCAGCGCGATATGCGCTCGGGCTTCGCCGCGAATGCCGAGCTCGCGCGTACGACGGCGTTCAGGAACGGCAGCGTCCAGGGCGCATACCTCATCATCGCCGCGCGCGCCCTGGGTCTCGACTGCGGGCCGATGTCCGGCTTCGACAACGCGAAGCTCGACGCCGAGTTCTTCCCCGACGGGCGCTGGAAGTCGAATTTTCTCTGTAACTTGGGCTACGGTGACCCGGCGCGGCTTCACCCGCGCAACCCGCGCCCGTCTTTCGAGGAGGCCTGCCGGATCCTCTAG